The Ensifer adhaerens genome contains a region encoding:
- a CDS encoding helix-turn-helix domain-containing protein, with protein sequence MQHNSALTTQAQHYKAVRERLFNSHPPKKVVAPKLAPQLLLVRDFDAHVNAWRKWVEMKRLLSLSSTSASFPATIDWEQHAALVESKDNADEVMTRRPMKDICLAVLQDFPGVTFEEVRGVHRARNIVAARQACMHAIYTERKDISFPRLANFFGMKDHTGAMYAVRKGAAARGDAGAAAWCAKRQGRMNDNHRRNKARKAGTL encoded by the coding sequence ATGCAGCATAACTCAGCACTCACAACGCAAGCCCAGCATTACAAGGCTGTGAGAGAGCGGCTCTTTAATAGCCACCCACCGAAGAAGGTCGTTGCCCCAAAGCTGGCTCCTCAGTTGCTTCTGGTCCGCGATTTCGATGCCCATGTGAATGCCTGGCGCAAGTGGGTTGAGATGAAGCGGCTCCTGAGCCTGTCCAGCACAAGCGCGTCATTCCCAGCCACGATCGATTGGGAGCAGCACGCAGCCTTGGTCGAAAGCAAGGACAATGCCGACGAGGTTATGACCCGCAGGCCGATGAAGGATATCTGCCTTGCGGTATTGCAGGATTTCCCGGGGGTCACGTTCGAGGAAGTCCGCGGAGTTCATCGCGCTCGCAATATCGTCGCCGCCCGCCAGGCATGCATGCATGCGATCTACACCGAGCGAAAAGATATCTCTTTCCCCCGATTGGCGAACTTCTTCGGCATGAAGGATCATACCGGCGCCATGTACGCCGTCAGGAAGGGCGCTGCAGCTAGAGGCGATGCTGGGGCGGCTGCATGGTGCGCGAAGAGGCAGGGGAGGATGAATGACAACCATCGCCGGAACAAAGCTCGAAAAGCAGGAACCTTGTGA
- a CDS encoding ERF family protein, protein MSAIVKHEQPAVPSVSESAAIIQVIERAAMNPNVDIDKMERLLQMQERIMERQAKASYMAALAEMQPDLPEIPENGKGHGNIKYALWEDINELIKPVLGNHGFSLSFRTGQADGKIIVTGVLSHRDGHSEETTMHLPTDTSGSKNAVQAVGSSTSYGKRYTAQALLNLTSRGDDDDGQAAGAKADNDPTVTEAQTKIIQELIEQAKLTTEGFCKRWKIQSVTQVKAKSYNEVIQSLRARITAIKEKEAANG, encoded by the coding sequence ATGTCCGCAATCGTCAAGCATGAACAGCCGGCAGTCCCGTCAGTATCAGAGAGCGCCGCCATCATTCAGGTGATCGAGCGCGCCGCCATGAACCCGAATGTCGACATCGACAAGATGGAGCGCCTGCTTCAGATGCAGGAACGCATCATGGAGCGTCAGGCTAAGGCCTCCTACATGGCAGCACTCGCTGAAATGCAGCCGGATCTGCCGGAAATCCCTGAGAACGGCAAGGGACATGGCAACATCAAGTATGCCCTCTGGGAAGATATCAACGAGCTGATCAAGCCAGTCCTTGGCAATCACGGCTTCTCACTGAGTTTCCGCACCGGTCAGGCAGACGGCAAGATCATCGTTACCGGCGTGCTTTCGCACAGAGACGGCCATAGCGAAGAAACAACCATGCACCTTCCGACCGACACCAGCGGCAGCAAGAACGCTGTCCAGGCTGTCGGATCATCGACCAGCTACGGAAAGCGATATACGGCTCAGGCTCTCCTGAACCTCACCAGCCGCGGCGATGACGACGACGGGCAGGCAGCAGGCGCCAAGGCCGACAATGATCCTACTGTCACCGAGGCTCAGACGAAGATCATTCAGGAGCTTATCGAGCAGGCTAAGCTCACGACGGAAGGTTTCTGCAAGCGCTGGAAAATTCAGTCTGTAACGCAGGTTAAGGCCAAATCCTACAACGAGGTTATCCAGTCTCTCCGTGCTCGCATCACAGCAATCAAGGAAAAGGAAGCCGCAAATGGTTGA
- a CDS encoding DNA cytosine methyltransferase — MSGAAYYNEIDPYAAAWLRNLIAAGHIAPGDVDERSIVDVQPDDLKGYTQCHFFAGIGGWSLALRLAGWADDRSAWTGSCPCQPLSLAGQQKGHADERHLWPAFYSLIEECRPSEVFGEQVASPDGREWFAGVRADLEDVGYACGSADLCAAGVGAPHPRQRLYWLAHLNQAGRRYASQSASSTERDGHRADGVGRWIGHWDRDGEQARFADGSTRRTKSGVGIMVDGFPGRVAAVGAFGNAIVPQLAAEFVGAYLDIERLAA; from the coding sequence ATGAGCGGTGCGGCCTACTACAACGAGATCGACCCCTACGCCGCCGCTTGGCTGAGAAACCTGATTGCCGCGGGCCACATCGCGCCAGGCGACGTTGACGAAAGGAGCATCGTGGATGTCCAACCGGACGACCTCAAGGGCTATACGCAGTGCCATTTCTTCGCAGGAATTGGCGGATGGTCACTCGCTCTCAGGCTCGCCGGATGGGCAGACGATCGCTCAGCCTGGACAGGCTCATGTCCCTGTCAGCCGCTTTCGCTCGCGGGACAGCAAAAAGGCCATGCCGACGAACGACACCTCTGGCCCGCTTTTTACAGCCTTATCGAAGAGTGCCGGCCTTCAGAGGTCTTTGGAGAGCAGGTTGCAAGCCCGGATGGGCGGGAATGGTTCGCCGGAGTACGCGCTGACCTGGAAGACGTGGGATATGCCTGCGGGTCCGCCGATCTGTGCGCTGCGGGCGTCGGCGCGCCACACCCACGGCAACGGCTGTATTGGCTGGCCCACCTTAATCAAGCGGGACGGCGCTACGCTTCTCAGAGCGCGTCGAGCACCGAACGCGACGGGCACCGAGCCGATGGCGTGGGTCGGTGGATTGGTCACTGGGATCGTGACGGAGAACAGGCCAGGTTTGCAGATGGAAGCACCCGTAGGACTAAATCCGGCGTGGGCATCATGGTTGATGGGTTTCCCGGCCGAGTGGCCGCAGTCGGCGCCTTCGGAAATGCGATCGTTCCTCAGCTGGCGGCCGAGTTCGTCGGTGCCTACCTCGATATCGAAAGGCTAGCAGCATGA
- a CDS encoding sigma factor-like helix-turn-helix DNA-binding protein: MTYREANTEIALVPRRVVKRDLVAGVPRTAMPEYKIWSGMLARCYNDSVASYKRYGGRGITVCDRWRDDFKNFFDDLGPRPSSKHSIDRIDNDGPYEPGNCRWATSVEQAKNKSKGDKGSGYYWTDEDLETLKRMWGLFYSTAEIASVIGRTESTIRLRAFKLGLTRDASTTRLINKNKELAHVLREKGMDAFITAIATKQKQRDASEKTEAAKVAADRSSAIAEIMSLDLQRSEKMKRLRGQGVNLSEIGRMFWLTRERVRQIESKGWAKENKTGMGRKINKTNPEIRSRKIDRLCRAWNKASREARLMFITAAPLFLAENLSLEDVEDVCASKETA; encoded by the coding sequence ATGACCTATCGCGAAGCTAATACGGAGATAGCGCTTGTTCCCCGTAGGGTAGTCAAGCGAGACCTGGTAGCCGGCGTTCCTAGAACTGCTATGCCAGAGTACAAGATTTGGTCTGGGATGCTCGCTCGCTGCTACAACGATAGCGTGGCCTCCTACAAGCGGTACGGTGGCAGGGGCATCACTGTATGCGATCGTTGGCGGGATGATTTTAAGAACTTCTTCGATGACCTGGGTCCACGGCCAAGCTCTAAACACTCCATCGACCGTATAGATAACGATGGTCCCTACGAGCCCGGCAATTGTAGGTGGGCTACTTCTGTTGAACAGGCAAAAAATAAATCCAAGGGAGACAAGGGGTCTGGTTATTATTGGACCGATGAAGACCTTGAAACCCTTAAGCGGATGTGGGGTCTGTTCTACTCGACGGCGGAAATAGCATCCGTCATAGGCAGAACTGAGAGCACTATTAGGCTTCGAGCCTTCAAGCTCGGGCTGACCAGAGATGCCAGCACCACTCGTCTCATAAATAAGAACAAAGAACTTGCTCATGTGCTTCGTGAGAAGGGCATGGACGCGTTCATCACTGCTATAGCTACCAAGCAGAAGCAGCGGGATGCCTCAGAAAAGACTGAGGCGGCGAAGGTGGCGGCCGATCGGTCATCAGCTATAGCTGAAATAATGTCTTTGGATCTCCAGCGTTCAGAGAAGATGAAAAGGCTTAGGGGGCAGGGGGTAAACCTGTCTGAAATTGGGCGGATGTTTTGGCTAACTCGCGAAAGGGTTCGCCAGATTGAGTCCAAGGGCTGGGCAAAAGAAAATAAGACCGGCATGGGCCGGAAAATAAACAAGACAAATCCTGAAATACGCTCTCGGAAAATAGATCGATTGTGCAGAGCTTGGAACAAGGCCAGCCGTGAAGCTCGGTTGATGTTCATTACTGCTGCACCCCTCTTTTTGGCTGAAAACTTGTCTTTGGAAGATGTCGAGGATGTTTGCGCATCCAAGGAGACGGCATGA
- a CDS encoding HNH endonuclease — translation MQFFDYDKDSGHLLLRERARDEFSNHAIWTRHVNNDVGRVAGCPNNEGYLKVHMDGTYYSAHRIAWLIMTGDWPEYPAWEIDHLNGDRGDNRWVNLRKVSKSENQRNGGKRANNTSGIHGVSWKPKYNKTEGDGRWVARIWSGPKHVYLGQFKTLHEAAIARKAAERALGFTGTDREPFGAKKSTGETA, via the coding sequence ATGCAGTTCTTCGATTACGACAAGGACAGCGGTCATCTCCTTTTACGGGAGAGGGCGCGCGATGAGTTCTCTAACCATGCGATTTGGACACGCCATGTTAACAATGATGTCGGGCGTGTCGCAGGATGTCCGAACAATGAAGGATATCTCAAGGTTCATATGGACGGGACCTATTACTCCGCCCATCGCATCGCATGGCTCATAATGACGGGGGACTGGCCTGAATACCCTGCATGGGAGATCGACCACCTAAACGGCGATCGAGGCGACAATCGCTGGGTGAATCTTCGCAAGGTCTCCAAGAGCGAGAACCAGCGCAACGGTGGCAAACGGGCGAACAACACGTCAGGCATCCACGGCGTAAGTTGGAAGCCGAAATACAATAAGACAGAGGGCGATGGTCGATGGGTAGCGCGCATTTGGAGCGGACCGAAGCACGTTTATCTAGGCCAGTTCAAGACACTTCACGAAGCAGCCATCGCCCGCAAGGCGGCGGAAAGGGCTCTCGGCTTCACAGGGACTGATCGAGAGCCATTCGGAGCGAAGAAATCCACAGGGGAAACAGCATGA
- the glmM gene encoding phosphoglucosamine mutase, with amino-acid sequence MKRKYFGTDGIRGQSNMFPMTPDLAMRVGIAVGTIFRNGAHRHRVVIGKDTRLSGYMLENAMVAGFTAAGLDVFLLGPIPTPGVAMLTRSLRADIGVMISASHNPFQDNGIKLFGPDGYKLSDDIEQKIEALLDQDLSGQLAKSEDIGRAKRVDGDIYRYLEHAKRTLPRDVTLQGLRIAVDCANGAAYKVAPTALWELGAEVVTIGTEPNGLNINLDCGSTHPAALSKKVHEVRADIGIALDGDADRVLIVDENGTVIDGDQLMAVIADSWAEDGMLRGGAVAATVMSNLGLERYLKGRGIDLRRTKVGDRYVVEQMRQDGLNVGGEQSGHIVLSDFGTTGDGLVAALQILAVIKRQGKAVSEVCHRFEPVPQVLKNVRISAGKPLEDATVRQAIADAEAELAKSGRLLIRPSGTEPLIRVMAEGDDRGQVERIVDELVNVIGSVRNAA; translated from the coding sequence ATGAAGCGCAAGTATTTCGGCACCGACGGTATTCGCGGCCAGTCCAATATGTTTCCGATGACACCGGATCTGGCGATGCGGGTCGGCATCGCCGTCGGTACGATCTTTCGCAATGGCGCCCATCGCCACCGGGTGGTGATCGGCAAGGACACGCGTCTTTCCGGCTACATGCTCGAAAACGCGATGGTGGCGGGCTTCACCGCGGCCGGTCTCGACGTCTTCCTGCTCGGGCCGATCCCGACGCCGGGTGTGGCCATGCTCACCCGCTCGCTGCGCGCCGATATCGGCGTGATGATTTCGGCGTCCCACAATCCCTTCCAGGACAACGGTATCAAGCTGTTCGGCCCCGATGGCTACAAGCTCTCCGACGACATCGAACAGAAGATCGAGGCGTTGCTCGACCAGGATCTCTCGGGCCAGCTGGCGAAGTCGGAAGACATCGGCCGCGCGAAGCGCGTCGATGGCGACATCTATCGCTATCTCGAACATGCCAAGCGCACGCTGCCGCGCGATGTCACGCTGCAGGGCCTGAGGATCGCCGTCGATTGCGCCAATGGCGCGGCCTACAAGGTGGCGCCGACCGCCCTTTGGGAACTGGGTGCCGAAGTCGTTACCATCGGTACGGAGCCGAACGGCCTCAACATCAATCTCGACTGCGGCTCGACGCATCCGGCTGCTCTTTCCAAGAAGGTCCATGAAGTGCGCGCCGATATCGGCATCGCGCTCGACGGCGACGCCGACCGCGTGCTGATCGTCGACGAGAACGGTACCGTCATCGATGGCGATCAACTGATGGCCGTCATTGCCGACAGCTGGGCCGAGGACGGCATGCTGCGCGGCGGTGCCGTTGCGGCGACCGTGATGTCCAATCTCGGTCTCGAGCGTTACCTTAAAGGGCGCGGCATCGACCTGCGCCGCACCAAGGTCGGCGACCGCTATGTCGTCGAGCAGATGCGCCAGGACGGACTGAACGTCGGCGGTGAACAGTCGGGGCATATCGTGCTTTCCGATTTCGGCACCACCGGCGACGGTCTTGTTGCGGCCTTGCAGATCCTTGCGGTTATCAAGCGTCAGGGCAAGGCGGTGAGCGAGGTCTGCCACCGCTTCGAGCCAGTGCCGCAGGTGCTGAAGAACGTGCGCATTTCGGCCGGCAAGCCGCTTGAAGACGCGACCGTGCGCCAGGCGATTGCGGATGCGGAAGCGGAGCTTGCGAAATCCGGTCGTCTGCTGATCCGCCCGTCCGGCACGGAGCCGCTTATCCGCGTGATGGCGGAAGGCGACGATCGCGGCCAGGTCGAGCGCATCGTCGACGAACTGGTCAATGTCATCGGCAGCGTGCGCAACGCCGCCTAA
- a CDS encoding helix-turn-helix transcriptional regulator — protein sequence MSNEHALSIWRNSQKTPLTQEALGEKLGISRWWVNRLEKREATPSFDLALKIENLTAGKVTAKDFAKEVAQ from the coding sequence ATGTCAAACGAACACGCACTTTCCATCTGGAGAAACAGCCAGAAGACGCCTCTCACGCAGGAGGCGCTTGGCGAGAAGCTCGGCATTTCGCGCTGGTGGGTCAACAGGCTTGAGAAGAGAGAGGCCACCCCCTCCTTCGACTTGGCTCTTAAGATTGAAAACCTCACGGCCGGGAAAGTTACGGCGAAAGACTTCGCAAAGGAGGTCGCGCAATGA
- a CDS encoding single-stranded DNA-binding protein, with amino-acid sequence MSGSVNKVILIGNVGADPEIRRTQAGTPIANLRIATSETWRDRNSGERKEKTEWHTVVVFNEGLCKVVEQYVKKGSKVYVEGSLQTRKWQDQNGNDRYSTEVVLQAFNGTLTLLDSAPSGNSRQQERNEGSYGSQPADFGDEDIPFAPEWR; translated from the coding sequence ATGAGCGGTTCCGTCAACAAAGTGATCCTAATCGGCAACGTCGGCGCCGATCCAGAAATCCGACGTACTCAGGCGGGAACGCCGATTGCGAACCTTCGCATTGCCACGTCCGAGACTTGGCGCGACCGCAACAGCGGCGAGCGTAAGGAAAAGACCGAATGGCACACGGTCGTCGTGTTCAACGAAGGCCTGTGCAAGGTCGTAGAGCAGTACGTCAAGAAGGGCTCGAAGGTTTACGTCGAAGGCTCACTTCAGACCCGCAAGTGGCAGGACCAGAACGGCAACGACCGTTACTCGACCGAAGTCGTCTTGCAGGCATTCAACGGCACGCTGACGCTTTTGGATAGCGCGCCGAGCGGCAACAGCAGACAGCAAGAACGCAACGAAGGCAGCTACGGCAGTCAGCCTGCGGATTTCGGTGACGAAGACATTCCTTTTGCCCCTGAATGGCGGTGA
- a CDS encoding outer membrane protein: MKRILSGVVAILLSGTAAFAADVYQPPIEPVPEQPVEVIQTSGWYLRGDVGYAWNNLRGANYYQGGPGGSITSFETADIDDSWVAGVGVGYQFNNYLRADITADYWGGADFTGSTLGNCGSVVGPCRSRDVTSVSAWSLMANAYVDIGTYGAFTPYVGAGIGATHVKWDKLRNTSCSIADPSQCDPTTGHDGESKWRFTYALMAGTAIDLTCNLKADVGYRFRQVDDGDMFGYANGGGPGSDEGFYIHEARAGLRYSFGSVCEVPYEPEPIVYK, translated from the coding sequence ATGAAGAGAATTTTGAGTGGCGTTGTTGCGATCTTGCTCAGCGGCACGGCAGCTTTTGCTGCGGATGTCTATCAACCGCCTATCGAGCCGGTGCCGGAACAGCCGGTCGAGGTCATCCAGACCAGCGGCTGGTACCTACGCGGCGACGTCGGCTACGCCTGGAACAATCTGCGCGGCGCGAACTACTACCAAGGGGGGCCTGGCGGCTCCATCACCAGTTTCGAAACCGCCGATATCGATGATTCCTGGGTCGCCGGCGTTGGTGTCGGTTACCAGTTCAACAACTATCTGCGCGCCGACATCACGGCCGACTACTGGGGCGGCGCCGACTTCACTGGCTCGACTTTGGGCAACTGCGGCAGCGTGGTCGGTCCTTGCCGGTCGCGTGACGTCACCTCCGTTTCCGCCTGGAGCCTGATGGCCAATGCCTATGTCGACATCGGCACCTACGGCGCCTTCACGCCTTACGTCGGTGCCGGTATCGGTGCCACCCACGTCAAGTGGGACAAGCTGCGCAACACCAGCTGCAGCATCGCCGATCCCAGCCAATGCGACCCGACGACCGGTCATGACGGCGAGAGCAAGTGGCGCTTCACCTATGCGCTGATGGCCGGTACTGCCATCGACCTCACCTGCAATCTCAAGGCCGACGTCGGCTACCGCTTCCGCCAGGTCGACGATGGCGACATGTTCGGCTACGCCAACGGTGGCGGTCCGGGCTCCGACGAAGGCTTCTACATCCACGAGGCGCGCGCTGGTCTGCGCTACTCGTTCGGCAGTGTCTGCGAAGTGCCCTACGAGCCGGAGCCGATCGTCTACAAGTGA
- a CDS encoding helix-turn-helix domain-containing protein — protein sequence MVTRIGPKKPFRHYLKEWRVKMGLTQQQLADRLPAGDDGKPTGKDQISRWERGERDMTMSVQAALAEALGFPEDPGRLFHDPDQPSIDELLKTAPPERRRDIFIVVEAMLKAG from the coding sequence ATGGTTACGAGAATCGGCCCAAAGAAGCCTTTCCGGCACTATCTGAAAGAATGGCGCGTGAAGATGGGCTTGACCCAGCAGCAGCTCGCCGATCGCCTCCCTGCTGGCGATGACGGGAAACCGACTGGCAAGGATCAGATAAGCCGATGGGAACGCGGTGAACGCGATATGACCATGAGCGTACAAGCAGCGCTCGCGGAAGCTCTAGGATTCCCTGAAGACCCTGGCCGTCTTTTCCACGACCCGGACCAGCCCAGCATCGACGAGCTGCTCAAGACGGCGCCACCCGAGCGCCGCCGCGATATCTTCATTGTTGTGGAAGCGATGCTAAAGGCCGGCTAG
- a CDS encoding outer membrane protein, whose translation MDWRNGFCGAAFGAGLLLSGAAFAADEDLLNAPEITIEKESAGASAIYLRGDIGYAPWRSEGDPYYRTFDAGTSTYDSTTFDNARFDKPFSGSLGVGYQFTDTFRADLTAEYFEGRFNGSSSSASPCAGQGAGTSCAFSTGADYSALGLMANAYVDFGTLAGFTPYVGAGLGVTRLNWDTAVERATCVAGGGACAGAAGSTSYEGRDSWRFTYALMAGVSYDLSDQLKLDVGYRYSHIADGEMFGFGTEALAGARGDKGFDDGLSRHEIRAGLRFSF comes from the coding sequence ATGGATTGGCGAAACGGGTTCTGCGGGGCCGCTTTTGGTGCCGGCCTGCTCCTTTCCGGCGCGGCATTCGCTGCCGATGAGGATCTCCTGAATGCGCCGGAGATCACCATCGAAAAAGAATCGGCTGGCGCGAGTGCGATCTATCTGCGCGGCGATATCGGCTATGCGCCTTGGCGTAGCGAAGGCGATCCCTATTACCGGACCTTCGATGCGGGCACGTCGACCTACGACAGCACCACCTTCGACAACGCCCGTTTCGACAAGCCGTTTTCCGGGTCGCTTGGCGTCGGCTACCAGTTTACCGACACGTTCCGCGCTGACCTGACGGCGGAGTATTTCGAGGGCCGGTTCAACGGTTCATCCTCATCGGCAAGCCCGTGCGCGGGGCAAGGGGCGGGAACATCCTGCGCGTTTTCGACCGGGGCCGACTATTCCGCTCTCGGCCTGATGGCGAACGCCTATGTCGACTTCGGCACGCTCGCCGGCTTTACCCCCTACGTTGGCGCCGGTCTCGGCGTGACGCGTCTCAATTGGGATACGGCGGTCGAACGGGCCACCTGCGTTGCCGGTGGCGGCGCCTGCGCCGGAGCGGCCGGCTCCACCTCTTACGAGGGGCGCGACAGCTGGCGGTTCACCTATGCGCTGATGGCCGGCGTTTCCTACGACCTCAGCGATCAGCTGAAGCTCGATGTCGGCTACCGCTACTCCCATATCGCCGACGGCGAGATGTTCGGCTTCGGCACTGAGGCGCTTGCGGGCGCACGTGGCGACAAGGGCTTTGACGACGGTCTTTCCCGTCACGAAATCCGAGCGGGCCTGCGCTTCTCGTTCTAG
- a CDS encoding RusA family crossover junction endodeoxyribonuclease, translated as MKFLLPYPPSGWELYRGWGKTRSLSSTYKKWRKDAGYFIKIPEKPIDTPFSIAIALRRQNMRQDLDNRSKAILDCLQHYQVIKNDNLCERLTMCWCEELPAECVVILQLSEEGMAA; from the coding sequence ATGAAATTCCTTCTTCCTTATCCGCCGAGCGGCTGGGAACTGTACCGGGGCTGGGGGAAGACCCGTTCTCTGTCCAGCACCTACAAGAAGTGGCGCAAGGACGCTGGCTATTTCATCAAGATCCCAGAGAAGCCGATCGACACCCCGTTTTCGATCGCCATAGCCCTGCGGCGCCAGAACATGCGCCAGGACCTCGACAACAGATCGAAGGCAATCTTGGACTGCCTTCAGCATTACCAAGTGATCAAAAACGACAACCTCTGCGAACGATTGACCATGTGCTGGTGTGAGGAATTGCCAGCCGAATGCGTCGTGATTTTGCAGCTATCGGAAGAAGGGATGGCAGCGTGA
- a CDS encoding lambda exonuclease family protein has protein sequence MVDIVQGSDAWHMMRLGKVTASRVADVIAKTQKGYAASRANYAAQLITERLTLTPTEGFTNAAMQWGTDMEPEARSAYEFYRAEEVEQVPFVNHPTIGDAGASPDGLVGTDGLVEIKCPLTATHIETLTGRAAPAKYITQMQWQMACTGRKWCDFVSYDPRMPESMRFFCVRVERDDQLIAELEAEVIKFLAEVRTKVDELKRLYDPEPVSHEQEYLMAGE, from the coding sequence ATGGTTGATATCGTACAGGGCTCCGATGCCTGGCACATGATGAGGCTCGGGAAGGTTACGGCATCCCGAGTGGCTGACGTGATCGCAAAGACGCAGAAGGGCTATGCCGCCTCTCGTGCCAACTATGCCGCCCAGCTCATCACCGAGCGCCTGACGCTCACGCCGACTGAGGGCTTCACCAATGCGGCCATGCAGTGGGGAACGGATATGGAGCCGGAAGCGCGCTCCGCATACGAGTTCTACCGCGCCGAGGAAGTCGAGCAGGTGCCTTTCGTCAATCATCCGACGATTGGTGATGCTGGCGCCTCCCCTGATGGTCTCGTTGGAACAGACGGCCTTGTCGAGATCAAGTGCCCCCTGACGGCAACACACATCGAGACGCTGACCGGTCGCGCCGCGCCGGCCAAGTACATCACGCAGATGCAATGGCAGATGGCATGTACGGGCCGCAAGTGGTGCGATTTCGTATCATATGATCCACGCATGCCGGAATCCATGCGCTTCTTCTGCGTTCGCGTCGAACGAGACGACCAGTTGATTGCCGAGCTTGAGGCCGAGGTCATCAAGTTCCTGGCAGAGGTCCGCACCAAGGTGGACGAGCTGAAAAGGCTCTACGACCCCGAGCCGGTTTCCCATGAACAAGAATATCTGATGGCAGGTGAGTGA
- a CDS encoding HNH endonuclease, whose amino-acid sequence MRAEFSKPTKREALKRSRMHCEAVGKMYGLERGQRCNAPLGFGVEFDHIVLDANSKDNSLDNCAAVCIRCHRWKTAKHDTPMAAKTVRMQDKANGIKSKSKGFQKPAGMKFNWSTGRYERVEA is encoded by the coding sequence ATGCGCGCGGAGTTTTCGAAGCCAACCAAACGCGAGGCCCTGAAGCGGTCGCGCATGCACTGCGAGGCAGTCGGCAAGATGTACGGCCTTGAGCGTGGTCAGCGTTGCAATGCGCCTCTCGGCTTCGGCGTCGAGTTCGATCACATCGTTCTGGATGCCAATTCCAAGGATAACAGCCTGGATAACTGCGCCGCGGTCTGCATCCGCTGCCACCGCTGGAAGACCGCCAAGCACGACACCCCGATGGCTGCCAAGACGGTTCGCATGCAGGACAAGGCGAACGGGATCAAGAGCAAATCGAAAGGCTTTCAGAAGCCTGCCGGCATGAAATTCAACTGGTCAACAGGGCGATACGAACGGGTCGAGGCGTGA
- a CDS encoding tyrosine-type recombinase/integrase — protein sequence MPLTIYRRGDIWHYRGTVAGRRLRGSTGTAVKETAQRIAAETEAEAWKGHLDGPAAILTFSQAAGLYLAAQKPDRFIPELVSYWKDTPVKSINSGSVRQAAIVLYPKAKASTRNRHVIAPTQAIINHCASMDLCNHLKVPRFSVDKKEKTPATWEWVQAFMANANPHLGALCCFMFLTGARISEALSVLWEDIDFTTGKALIRQTKVGSERKAHMPAVLVAAIANIQSNRESGEKVFKYSTLHTAKPQWRKVIKRAKIKPLTYHACRHGFATSMLHNGVDPITVAKLGGWKSAQHVFATYGHAMSDETLADRIVGTPATQTKLAIVENKAKSNG from the coding sequence ATGCCCCTCACCATCTACCGCCGTGGCGACATCTGGCACTACCGCGGTACAGTTGCCGGCAGGAGGCTACGAGGCTCTACTGGCACAGCTGTCAAGGAAACGGCTCAAAGAATCGCAGCGGAAACAGAAGCCGAAGCCTGGAAAGGTCATCTTGATGGCCCGGCAGCAATCCTGACATTCTCGCAGGCCGCGGGGCTTTATCTCGCGGCGCAGAAGCCTGACAGGTTCATTCCCGAGCTTGTTTCGTATTGGAAAGACACGCCAGTCAAATCCATCAACTCGGGCAGCGTCAGGCAGGCGGCAATTGTTCTCTATCCCAAGGCCAAGGCGTCAACTCGCAATCGGCATGTGATCGCGCCAACTCAGGCGATCATCAATCACTGCGCCAGCATGGATCTCTGCAACCACCTCAAGGTGCCGCGATTCTCTGTCGACAAGAAGGAGAAGACGCCGGCAACATGGGAATGGGTGCAAGCGTTCATGGCGAACGCAAACCCGCACCTTGGGGCGCTATGCTGCTTCATGTTCCTGACAGGCGCCAGAATCTCAGAAGCTCTGAGCGTGCTTTGGGAGGATATCGACTTCACGACGGGAAAGGCGCTCATACGGCAAACCAAGGTAGGTTCCGAGCGCAAGGCTCATATGCCGGCCGTATTGGTCGCGGCGATTGCGAATATTCAGAGCAATCGAGAGTCAGGAGAAAAGGTCTTCAAATATTCGACGCTTCACACGGCTAAGCCGCAGTGGAGGAAGGTTATCAAGCGGGCGAAGATAAAGCCCCTCACCTATCACGCCTGCCGCCACGGCTTCGCTACGTCGATGCTGCACAATGGCGTTGACCCGATCACGGTCGCCAAGCTTGGCGGGTGGAAATCGGCGCAGCACGTATTTGCCACATACGGTCATGCTATGAGCGACGAAACGCTCGCAGATCGCATTGTTGGCACACCAGCGACACAGACGAAATTGGCAATCGTGGAAAACAAGGCAAAATCAAACGGTTAG